The sequence below is a genomic window from Candidatus Dormiibacterota bacterium.
ACCGAAGTAGTAGTTCGAGCTGCTGAAGCCATTGCCCGGCGTTGCGTTGGGATTGCCGGGGTAGTAGCCCCCCGCGCCCTGTTGGTCGGAGTTGAGGGGCGCGAAACCGTAAGAGAAGACTCCGGTAAAGGTTCCGAGCGTCGTTTGAGCGGGGGTGACCGAAAGATTCACTTGCGGTGACGCGCTGATCGTGTGCGTGCCCGCGTCACTATTGGTTGCATATGCTCCCGGGAAGTTTGCCGGAAGCGTGAAGGTCGCCGGACCGGTAAGGGTCGGCGTGTCCGCCAGGACGGCCGATCCGCCACCCGGTTGCCGGAACGTTGCGACGACGTTGAGTCCCGTGGTACCGTCTGCCGCATTGTATGCCGTCCCGACCGCCACTTGGAGTTTGTTCGTGGTCAGGTTGGTTTGAGTTATCGATGGGACGGCTCCGCCGTTGCTCGAGCCGCCGCCGCACCCTGCGAGGAGTGCGGCAACCGCGCCGATGGCGAGCGTGAGTGAGAGTCGTTTCACGTACGGCACCTCTAGACTTTCGTTGACAGGTAGAAGTAGAACGAACGCCCTTGTTGGTTCGGGAAATTCGTAAAGACGTTGTTTCCGCCGAATGCGCTGAGATATTGCGGATTCGCGTAGGGCGTCGTGTAGGCCGCGGGTACCACCGAGTATCCGGTCAACGGGCCGGAGATGCCGGTGGCCACGGGCTGATAGCGATTGTTAAACGACGGGTTCAGCGGCCCGCCGTAGATGCGATCGAACAGGTTCTCTACGTCGAAGCCAACCGTGTAATTGGCGTGCGGCGGCGTATAGCTGATCGTGAAGTTGGCGAACAGATCGGGTTTGGTGAGCTTTCCGCCGGCGGATGACGTTTCGGCATTTCCGCGGTTCGCAATGATGTTGGGTTTGAGTACCGAGCCCGGGTTGAGCGGGTCGACGTAATACACGGGGCCGATGCCGGATGAATTCGCGGCGCTCCCGGTAAGGACGTCGGTATTGGGAACGTTGATAGCCACACCGTTGACGAAGTTCGCCGTTAGCGTGCCGTTGCCGATCGGATATCCATCGTCGAATTGCAGGCGTGGATTGAAGTTCCAGCCGTTCTTCGTCTTGTACGTGAGTCCGAGCGTCGCTTGGAACGGCGAGACGAAGCCGACGCGGTAAACGTCTCCAGCGGCAACCGAAGAGTACGGAATGCTCGGGAAGAAGTCCTCGCTCGGAGAGGTTGGGATGACGCTCGAAAACTCATTGATGTACGACATCGCGAGTTGTCCCGAGAGTCCGTAGCGCGCGTCCTTGGTGATTTGTACGTCCACGCCGTTGGCGTACTCTTTACCAAGATTGGTTTGCGTTGCGGGGCCCGTCTGCACGACGCCGCCAAAGACGAGCGGCTGGCCGCTCGCGTTGAGCAGCGGCTGCGAAACGCTTGCCGTGGTGTCGTATTGGTGGCGCGTCCACGGCGAGATGCTCACCGCAACGCCGTTGAGCGCGCCCTTGGTGAACTGATGCTCCAGCGTGATCTCGTAGTTATTCGAGGTCATCGGGAGAATCGGCTGATAGGGTACGCCGTTGAAGTTTTGGTATGCCCAGTATGTTTGCTGCGCGTAGTTCGCGCACGGCACGAGATAGGGAGCGATGCCGCAAGCGGGGCCGGGGATATTCGAGGCCAGGCCGGCGTAAGGGCTATATGCGCCTTGGTTTACGACGGCGTCGACGAACGAGAGAATCGGCATGGACGCCGCGCGTTCGTAGGTGGCTCTGAGCGCGGTGTGCGGTGCGACCCGGAGCGAAATGCCCAGGCGCGGCTCAAAAACGCTGGGTTTCGTCATACCGCTGGTGATGTTGCTGAAGTTCGGGGTGTACGGGCAGTTGCCGGTCACGGCCGGGTTTGCCGGGTTGTAGTTCGGGTTTGCCGGAGCCGACGCGGGATTGTACAAGAACGTACAATTCGAGAGCAACTGCGGCGTTGGGAACCCGATATAACGGCTGTTCTCCACGCGGAAGCCGACGTGCGCCGTCAGATTGTTGTTTACGTCGATCTTATCGGTCAGATAGAACGACTGGTCTTGACGGTTCATGTCGCTCAGCTGCGAGAATAGCGGTAGTTGGAGTTGCGCCGGTGGGTTCGCGCCGAATGCCTGATACGCGTAACCGCACCCGCCCGGCCCGAGCGGGCAGTTCGGATCGGTCGGGCTGATGAAATCGTACGGAGCCAGCGCGTTCGAGCCAATAATATCTGCGAAGAACGCGTAACCCTGGGAGTTGAATTGATAGACCGGATGCAGCCAATTGTATTCATATCCCGCTTCCACGAGATTCTTTTCATTGAGCTGCTTCTGTAGTTTGATCTCGCCGCCTAGACGGTGACCGCCCTGTAGGAGATTGAGGTCACCTACGCCTAGAATATTTTGGCCACCGGTTGGGAAGTCGAACGTTGAAACCGAGTTGACGCTGTAGGCATCCATCGAGAGATATGTCGATGGATTGATGCTGAGCGTATAGGCGAGCTTATACGTCTCGTTCGGCTGGTAGTACGTATTCGGAGCGCGGTTTGCCGCTGAGGCGAGGGTTTGCGCTTCATACGCTTGGCCGGGATAGAGCCCAGAGAGGTTCCCCAGTTGCGTATTGGTGAGCCCATACACCGGCCCATAGAAGCCAGTGAAGAACGGATTGCAACTAGCAAAGCACCATCCGTTGAGGCCACCGTAGGACTGGAAGAAATTATGCTGGGCGATATCGGCGAAGAGCTGAACCGATTGGTTGTTGTCCTTGCCAAAGCGAAAGATGAGGTTATTGAGAAACTCGCGATCGGTTTCGAGCAGCGTTTGCGTGCCCGTACCGACGAGGTTTGCCGGATATTTCGCGTCGCCGAATTGCGGAGAGGTTTGCGCTCCGGCGAATGCGGCGTACTCCGAAATATGGCCGTTCGCCGATGCGGTGCTGATCGCGCCGTTAAACGCGTGGCTAAAGCCGGGGCCGCCCACTCGGAACTCCAAGTTGGAGAATCCCGGATAGGTTCCGCGCTGCGCTACCAGATTGATCACGCCCGTACCGTTGCTCTGCACCGATGCGTCGCCGACGCCCGGCGTCAACTGTGCTGACGAAATGCCGGCTCCCGGAAGGGCCAGCGTATTGACGAACTGGTTCGTGAACGCATCGGTGTAGGGAATGCCTTCGAATTCGAAGCCCTCTTCGTTCTCGCGGCCGCCGTGAATGACGGGGTAACCGCTCGAATCATAGCCCACGCCGGGCAGCGACGTGAGGAGATTCGACTCGCTCAGATTGAGCGTGGATCCCTGAAGGTTCGTGATCTGCGCCTGCGTGACCGTATAGGTGTCGGTCGTTTGACGCGGCTTGAAGGCGCTGCCCTCGCTCGTTGCGACGACCTTCGCGATCGTCGTGAGCGATTTGGTCATCGCGAGGTTGAGTGTTTGCGACTGATCGGCGAAGACCGTCACGCCGGTAACGCTCTGCGGCTGAAAGCCGGCCTTAGCGAACGAGACCGTATAGGTGTCCGCGTAAACGCCGGCGATTGAATAGAAGCCCTTGGCATCGGTCACGGCCTTATACGTTCCCGTCGGAGCGGTGGCCGTGACGGCCACGTCGGCGACAGGCGCGTTCGAGACGCTATTTGTGACGAAACCGTGTAAGAGGCCGGTCGTGCCGGCGTAGGCTGGTGTAAGCGTGAGGAACAGATTGCCAACAAGGACGGTGGCGACAGCCACGATCCTCATGGAAACCTTCGCGTGCCTCCACGCACGAGATAGTCCCATCTAAAAAACTCCCTAAAACTCAGAAATGTGAGTGAGCAGTTTTTGGCTATTTAGTTGTCGGGGCAGCTTGGGAATAGCAAAAAGAAAGAAGGTGTATCGCTAGTCCTTCGCAGCCTTAATGACCTTAACGTTACCTTAGAGTCTGAGGATGCAGTCCGCAAGTCTTTTTTATCCGGATTGTAACCTCGGTCATCTTTGGTTTTGGGCGCCCCCTGGGAAGAGCGGCACAAGGTTTAGTTCGCGCCTCCCGAATCCCGAGAACACCGTAATGGCAGTTGTACTGGGCATCCTCGCGGCGGCGCTCTACGGCGGCGCCGATTTCTGCGGCGGCCTGGCGACCCGGCGGACCACGATGCTTTCCGTGACCGTGATTTCGCAGAGTGCGGGGCTCGTGCTGTTG
It includes:
- a CDS encoding TonB-dependent receptor, coding for MRIVAVATVLVGNLFLTLTPAYAGTTGLLHGFVTNSVSNAPVADVAVTATAPTGTYKAVTDAKGFYSIAGVYADTYTVSFAKAGFQPQSVTGVTVFADQSQTLNLAMTKSLTTIAKVVATSEGSAFKPRQTTDTYTVTQAQITNLQGSTLNLSESNLLTSLPGVGYDSSGYPVIHGGRENEEGFEFEGIPYTDAFTNQFVNTLALPGAGISSAQLTPGVGDASVQSNGTGVINLVAQRGTYPGFSNLEFRVGGPGFSHAFNGAISTASANGHISEYAAFAGAQTSPQFGDAKYPANLVGTGTQTLLETDREFLNNLIFRFGKDNNQSVQLFADIAQHNFFQSYGGLNGWCFASCNPFFTGFYGPVYGLTNTQLGNLSGLYPGQAYEAQTLASAANRAPNTYYQPNETYKLAYTLSINPSTYLSMDAYSVNSVSTFDFPTGGQNILGVGDLNLLQGGHRLGGEIKLQKQLNEKNLVEAGYEYNWLHPVYQFNSQGYAFFADIIGSNALAPYDFISPTDPNCPLGPGGCGYAYQAFGANPPAQLQLPLFSQLSDMNRQDQSFYLTDKIDVNNNLTAHVGFRVENSRYIGFPTPQLLSNCTFLYNPASAPANPNYNPANPAVTGNCPYTPNFSNITSGMTKPSVFEPRLGISLRVAPHTALRATYERAASMPILSFVDAVVNQGAYSPYAGLASNIPGPACGIAPYLVPCANYAQQTYWAYQNFNGVPYQPILPMTSNNYEITLEHQFTKGALNGVAVSISPWTRHQYDTTASVSQPLLNASGQPLVFGGVVQTGPATQTNLGKEYANGVDVQITKDARYGLSGQLAMSYINEFSSVIPTSPSEDFFPSIPYSSVAAGDVYRVGFVSPFQATLGLTYKTKNGWNFNPRLQFDDGYPIGNGTLTANFVNGVAINVPNTDVLTGSAANSSGIGPVYYVDPLNPGSVLKPNIIANRGNAETSSAGGKLTKPDLFANFTISYTPPHANYTVGFDVENLFDRIYGGPLNPSFNNRYQPVATGISGPLTGYSVVPAAYTTPYANPQYLSAFGGNNVFTNFPNQQGRSFYFYLSTKV